One Bufo gargarizans isolate SCDJY-AF-19 chromosome 3, ASM1485885v1, whole genome shotgun sequence DNA segment encodes these proteins:
- the LOC122931354 gene encoding odorant receptor 131-2-like — MENLTSASQNATLMFSYKVDDFTRTVFLITTMSCFTFFFYFIVIMLKVFFTTPHIQENPRYVLFVHMLINDTLYIIFTNFMVVSFMHAVYFPMVVCFIINTLTGCSFLVTPYNLALMSLERYIAICFPLRHLQFCTPKKVKYAIAGVWIIGSSLSFANFIMAMYFAERTSYSLNVVCDRQKQKITPIQNVIRSLTNILSFTMVALIIIFTYINVMLVARRIGSGGSSALKAGKTVMLHAFQLILCMVAFISTVTEAYVKNYLYYLLVLNYVLFTCVPRFLSPLIYGVRDEVFQKHIRKYCTITHVCRPQRGLEKL, encoded by the coding sequence ATGGAGAATTTAACATCTGCTTCTCAGAATGCTACTCTGATGTTCTCTTATAAGGTTGATGATTTCACCCGAACTGTTTTTCTGATTACAACCATGTCCTGTTTCACCTTTTTCTTCTACTTCATCGTCATTATGCTGAAGGTCTtcttcaccactcctcacatacaggagAACCCTCGATACGTCCTCTTTGTCCACATGCTCATCAATGACACGTTGTATATCATCTTCACAAATTTCATGGTAGTGTCTTTCATGCATGCAGTATACTTCCCCATGGTTGTCTGCTTCATCATTAACACCTTGACTGGCTGTTCCTTTCTAGTGACCCCATACAACCTGGCCCTCATGTCTCTAGAACGTTACATAGCCATATGTTTCCCATTGAGACACTTACAGTTTTGTACACCAAAGAAAGTTAAATATGCAATTGCTGGGGTCTGGATTATAGGGTCATCTCTAAGTTTTGCAAACTTCATTATGGCGATGTACTTCGCAGAAAGAACCTCATATTCCCTTAACGTGGTGTGTGACCGTCAAAAGCAGAAGATAACCCCCATACAAAACGTGATCAGGAGCTTAACTAATATCCTCAGCTTCACCATGGTGGCCTTGATCATTATATTTACCTACATCAATGTCATGCTGGTTGCCAGGAGGATCGGTTCTGGTGGTTCTTCAGCCCTTAAAGCTGGTAAAACTGTGATGCTCCATGCCTTCCAACTCATATTATGTATGGTCGCCTTCATCTCCACCGTAACTGAGGCCTACGTAAAGAATTACTTGTATTACTTACTCGTTTTAAACTATGTTTTGTTCACGTGTGTGCCCAGATTCCTCAGTCCGCTGATCTATGGGGTAAGAGATGAGGTTTTTCAAAAACATATAAGAAAATATTGCACAATCACTCATGTCTGTCGTCCACAACGAGGTTTGGAAAAATTATAA